Proteins co-encoded in one Ziziphus jujuba cultivar Dongzao chromosome 9, ASM3175591v1 genomic window:
- the LOC107403342 gene encoding uncharacterized protein LOC107403342 yields the protein MMRWNWRLRVQNVNISRDDPFSTLDKLTSNLRKRTASSSSKRRSKKETRSQQMSDAIQAWTEIAKAKTEVAKAKAEKYKNSYVDDNSIGNAKDCSIATCVSLLEAIDGVDNATYLKKFIGAIDGTHISAHVPAEKQVSYKGRKSIVTQNVLCACNFNMMFTFVYAVWEGTKNDSGVFLDAITRSENKFPLPKEGEYYVVDSGFPCTMGFLPPFRGEKCHLQEYHGRGRQPRGPKELFNYRHSSLRNVIERCFGVLKARFRILKMMPPYKQSRQPLIVIACCTLHNFIRKWAQNNVMFTQWEEEEQEIEDEEASTSGSNNSIDLSDEAAIAMAAYQNQLSQVMWHDYVVHM from the exons AGTCGTGATGATCCCTTTTCTACTCTCGATAAATTGACAAGCAATTTGAGGAAACGCACTGCATCATCTAGCTCAAAACGTagaagtaaaaaggaaactagGTCACAACAAATGAGTGATGCAATCCAAGCATGGACTGAGATAGCAAAGGCAAAGACAGAAGTTGCTAAAGCTAAggcagaaaaatataaaaattcctATGTTGATGATAATAGTATTGGTAATGCAAAAGATTGTTCCATTGCTACATGTGTGAGCCTTCTTGAAGCAATAGATGGAGTTGACAATGCTACTTATCTTAAA aaatttattggTGCAATTGATGGCACACACATAAGCGCACATGTTCCTGCTGAAAAGCAAGTTAGTTATAAAGGTAGAAAATCTATAGTGACTCAAAATGTTTTATGTGCATGCAATTTCAACATGATGTTTACTTTCGTTTATGCTGTTTGGGAGGGCACTAAAAATGATTCAGGAGTTTTTCTTGATGCAATTACAAGATCTGAGAATAAATTTCCATTACCTAAAGAag GTGAATATTATGTTGTTGATTCTGGATTTCCATGTACCATGGGTTTTCTTCCTCCATTTCGAGGTGAAAAATGTCATTTGCAAGAATATCATGGTAGAGGTCGCCAACCAAGAGGACCAAAAGAATTGTTTAATTATAGGCATTCTTCACTTAGAAATGTTATTGAACGTTGCTTTGGTGTGTTAAAAGCGCGGTTtcgaattttgaaaatgatgcCACCTTACAAGCAAAGTAGACAACCTTTGATAGTTATAGCTTGTTGTACACTACATAATTTCATTCGAAAGTGGGCACAAAATAATGTTATGTTTACAcaatgggaagaagaagaacaagagattgaagatgaagaagctaGTACAAGTGGATCAAACAATAGTATAGATTTGTCAGACGAAGCAGCAATAGCTATGGCAGCTTATCAAAATCAGCTTTCACAAGTAATGTGGCATGACTATGTTGTTCATATGtaa